The Fusarium falciforme chromosome 4, complete sequence genomic interval AGTGAGGAGATGAGCCCTTCTCTTGCGTGGACGATTCTGGAGGATATGGAGTTGTGATTTATAACCTGTAGGATCTATCTAATTTGGGGTGTAATGTGTCTGATTGGGTGCTTTACGCTTGGGAAAGGGGTTTGAAAGTTTGGTTGATGACGAGGTGTTGACGGAGGTCGGAAGTCCATGGAGTTCCGGGCATCGGAGTTCCGCGTGGGACTGCGCTTTGAGGATTGTTTATGATTAAGGGATTACTACAGTGAAACTGGTAGATTTACAACCATTAAATTCAGAGTGTTTCTCTTATTCCGCGTTTTGCTCTGAACTCTTGATTGTTTCATCAATACTTGACAGAGCTCAACACGGCTCCCATATTCATCCTTCATACAGTTCCGCCATCTGAAACCCCGTCTTGACAATTGATACAACATGTCCGGCACCGTCATAATAACCGGCGCCAACGGCTCCGTAGCCCTAGGCTTCGTCGACCATATCCTCTCGTCCTACCCATCGTACACCCTTCTCGCCACCGTCCGCGACCCATCCGACGCCAACTCTGCAAAGCTCTCTAACATTACAACCTCGAAACCCAACGCAAAGGCTCACATCGAAGCTCTCGACCTTTCTTCCCTCGCGGATGTACGATCGTTTGCTGAAAAGACGGCCGAGAGGGTCAAGAGTGGAAAGTTGCCGCGTATCAAGGCCATTGTATGCAACGCTTTCACCTGGTCTTTATCAGAGACCAAGTACACGCAAGATGGCCTCGAGGCATCCTTCCAAGTCGGACACCTGTCACACtacctcctcatcctcaaacTCCTCGGATCCATGGCTTCTGACGGGAGGattgtcctcctcggctcCAACACGCACTATCCCGACAGACCACACCCGCTCACCAAGCTCATCGCTCAGATTCCAGAGGACGTGGAGCAGATCGTGAAGCCTTTGCCTGATGAGCCTGGGCAGGAACATGATCGTGGGTTTCAGAGGTATGGGATTGCCAAGTTGGCGAATGTCATGTTGATGCATGATCTCAACACAAGGTTCAAAAAGGCATGTTTCTCTGATAACCCAACCCCTTGCTGTGTAAGTCTAACGTTTTTAGGATCCAAACCTCTCGGGTATCACAGTCACGGCAATGGACCCAGGCGGCATAGTCGACTCCCGCGCGCACACGGCCCAAAAACCCGTCATCCGCTTCGTCCTCGGCACGATATCACATCTCCTCCCCCTTACAAAACACATAACAAGTTCATTCCGTCGCTCCGCAGACGCGGGCAAAGACCTAGCAGAGTTGAGCGTCGGAAAGGGGTTTGAAGGTATAAGGGGATATTTCCTGGGCGTcaagagggaagaggaggctcCGATGACCAAGGATGAGGGTAAACAGAAGATTCTGTGGGAGGCATGTTGGAAGTGGGCGGGattggaggagggggagacgGTCTTGGTTGGTGCTGCGCCTTGATGGTGGCGTcagccaagatgaagatgcatGTTTCGTGTAGAGAAGCTGTTTGTATTGGGTTAGTTGACTATCAATTCTGGGATGCAGTCGTATGTCTACCTATGAATGGCCGTGATAGCCCCTGCAACCGCCATCATCCACCACCTCAACTCGGCGTAGGGTAACCATTATGCGGGCTTGGTCTAAGATCATCCCCTATGCGCTGTACACTAATATTTGAACAAGGGCATCTATTCAAGGTCTTCTTCCCCTTTATTTTCCTCAGGATAAATGTTTGAATCTCAGCGCACGTCATGCCAGTCAGGTTCATCTCCCAAAGACGTCAAGATTGACGTGCCAGCTGAGGTGACCAAGACCGCCAAGAACGCATCGCGATGAGCACCTCAACATAAAAGGGGCTAGAATTGCAACAGATGCCACCACGCAATTGCTTTCCTCGCTGATATACCCAACACTCTTTTTTGTCTCTTAGAAGGAAAGTGAAAGACTCAGCATCAACATGCTCTTCCCATACACACACCTCTTGGCATCTTACGCCCCCAAGTCGTTGGCTAGGCTTGGACAAAGGATTTCGGGCCCGGCAGCAACTACAGAGGCGAAAGGGCACTCCGAACTTCAGCGCCTGGCAACGTTTCGGACGAGGACTGGCCTTCTCTCATGGCAGACTACGACCTCATCCGCCGATGGTCAA includes:
- a CDS encoding Zn(2)-C6 fungal-type domain-containing protein, which gives rise to MSGTVIITGANGSVALGFVDHILSSYPSYTLLATVRDPSDANSAKLSNITTSKPNAKAHIEALDLSSLADVRSFAEKTAERVKSGKLPRIKAIVCNAFTWSLSETKYTQDGLEASFQVGHLSHYLLILKLLGSMASDGRIVLLGSNTHYPDRPHPLTKLIAQIPEDVEQIVKPLPDEPGQEHDRGFQRYGIAKLANVMLMHDLNTRFKKDPNLSGITVTAMDPGGIVDSRAHTAQKPVIRFVLGTISHLLPLTKHITSSFRRSADAGKDLAELSVGKGFEGIRGYFLGVKREEEAPMTKDEGKQKILWEACWKWAGLEEGETVLVGAAP